The following are from one region of the Treponema denticola genome:
- the pnp gene encoding polyribonucleotide nucleotidyltransferase encodes MRKRVTYKIGEHDLILETGYLAKQANGSIYAEYAGSAILATICASGQAQEGLDYVPLTVDYNEKYYAAGKIPGGFIKREGRPKDKEILVSRLIDRPMRPLFNKEFGREIQLVPTCISTDMINPPDILAVIASSAAVHISDIPFDGPVAAARVAYKNGEYIINPTFSQIETADMEIVVAGTKEGITMVEGGANEVSEEVMLTALEKAHEMIKALCKMQEDLRELAGKEKLPLVPLEAELENKQAIYDEAFPRLSKTLYLSTKMERREESDKVKKELAEKYAEQLEDEIQLKLFNALFEEMEYNILRTNILDKGLRVDGRGTKDIRPITCEIGVLPRPHGSAVFTRGETQSLGVVTIGTVFDEQIYDDIEGDRRENFILHYNFPPFSVGEVGRLGTGRREIGHGNLAHRSLYPMVPEREKFPYTVRVVSEVLESNGSSSMATVCSGTLSMLHAGVPMKKPVAGIAMGLITEGNDRYAILSDILGEEDHLGDMDFKVAGTADGITGFQMDIKIAGVSPEIMKNALAQAKEGRMHILGIMNQCISAPNAELSQYAPRVEMMTIPEDKIGALIGPGGKNVKAISDKYNVTINTENDGTVTIYGKDGTSDIKGAKSIVKGITSDPEVGMIYDGTVKKIMDFGAFVEILPGKEGLCHISKLSRSRVEKVSDVLKEGQEIPVKLLEIDKLGRLNLSYVDALEERSK; translated from the coding sequence ATGAGAAAAAGAGTAACTTATAAAATCGGCGAACATGATTTAATTTTAGAAACCGGTTATTTGGCAAAACAGGCCAACGGTTCTATTTATGCGGAATATGCCGGTTCCGCAATTTTAGCTACAATCTGTGCCTCGGGACAGGCTCAGGAAGGTTTAGACTATGTCCCCCTAACGGTTGATTATAACGAAAAATATTATGCAGCCGGAAAAATCCCCGGAGGCTTTATAAAAAGAGAGGGTAGACCAAAGGATAAGGAAATCCTTGTTTCCCGTCTTATAGACAGGCCCATGCGCCCCTTATTTAACAAAGAATTCGGACGTGAAATCCAGTTGGTTCCTACCTGTATTTCAACGGATATGATAAACCCGCCCGACATCCTTGCAGTTATCGCAAGCTCTGCAGCCGTTCATATTTCGGATATCCCCTTTGACGGCCCCGTTGCAGCTGCCCGTGTTGCCTATAAAAACGGCGAATACATTATAAACCCGACATTTAGTCAAATCGAAACTGCCGATATGGAAATTGTAGTTGCCGGAACAAAAGAGGGCATTACGATGGTCGAAGGCGGTGCTAACGAGGTTTCCGAAGAGGTCATGCTTACAGCCTTGGAAAAAGCCCATGAAATGATCAAGGCTCTTTGCAAGATGCAGGAAGATTTACGCGAACTTGCCGGAAAAGAAAAACTTCCCCTCGTTCCCCTTGAAGCCGAGCTTGAAAATAAGCAGGCAATTTATGACGAAGCCTTCCCACGTTTAAGCAAAACCCTCTATCTTTCAACAAAGATGGAGCGCCGCGAAGAATCGGACAAGGTAAAAAAAGAATTGGCCGAAAAATATGCCGAACAGCTTGAAGATGAAATTCAGCTTAAACTTTTTAACGCCCTCTTTGAAGAGATGGAGTATAATATTTTAAGAACCAATATCTTGGACAAGGGCTTGAGGGTTGACGGAAGAGGCACTAAGGACATTCGTCCCATAACTTGCGAAATCGGAGTCCTTCCCCGTCCCCACGGTTCGGCCGTCTTTACACGAGGCGAAACCCAGTCCTTGGGTGTTGTAACGATAGGAACAGTCTTTGACGAACAGATATATGATGACATCGAGGGCGACAGAAGAGAAAACTTTATTCTTCACTATAACTTCCCGCCCTTCTCTGTAGGAGAGGTCGGAAGGCTCGGAACGGGTCGAAGAGAAATCGGGCACGGAAACCTTGCACACCGCTCCCTTTATCCGATGGTTCCCGAAAGGGAAAAATTCCCCTATACGGTCCGTGTTGTTTCGGAGGTCTTGGAATCAAACGGTTCTTCTTCGATGGCTACCGTATGTTCGGGAACCCTTTCTATGCTTCATGCAGGCGTTCCCATGAAAAAGCCGGTTGCCGGTATTGCCATGGGGCTTATCACCGAAGGAAATGACCGCTACGCCATTCTTTCAGACATTCTTGGAGAAGAAGATCACTTAGGCGATATGGACTTTAAGGTTGCAGGTACGGCCGATGGAATTACGGGCTTCCAGATGGACATAAAGATTGCAGGTGTTTCGCCTGAAATTATGAAAAATGCCCTTGCACAGGCCAAAGAAGGAAGAATGCACATCCTCGGCATAATGAATCAGTGTATTTCCGCTCCCAATGCGGAACTTTCCCAATATGCTCCAAGGGTTGAGATGATGACAATACCCGAAGACAAGATAGGTGCCCTAATCGGCCCCGGCGGAAAGAATGTAAAAGCTATTTCCGATAAATATAATGTAACAATCAATACCGAAAACGACGGTACCGTAACCATTTACGGCAAGGACGGAACTTCGGACATTAAAGGCGCAAAGAGTATTGTTAAGGGAATCACAAGCGATCCCGAAGTCGGAATGATCTATGACGGAACCGTAAAAAAAATTATGGACTTCGGTGCCTTTGTCGAAATCCTTCCCGGAAAAGAAGGCCTTTGCCATATTTCAAAACTTTCACGCTCCAGAGTCGAAAAGGTTTCGGATGTGCTTAAAGAAGGACAGGAAATACCCGTTAAACTTTTGGAAATCGATAAACTCGGAAGGCTCAACCTTTCTTATGTCGATGCTCTTGAAGAGCGTTCCAAATAA
- a CDS encoding LptF/LptG family permease: MRGLSFNHKTIFVYVFKELLLYFIVSFLFFFFIFFVNQILLMAEEILSKKAPTKDVLLLLFYSLPFIIATTAPYAALIGTLMCLGRFSADHEFISMNALGISTSFILIPVFALGVFVSVGSFITNDILIPRGTIKFNEVLYNIASSTPALELESYSVKRNENSIVVSGLIKDNSIHDLLIIDSSQRGAKRFLSSSQTDVKKSNDRSIIMQLEMLNPRLLNLDLNNRSKFDVVYGESITYNVLAKDVAPKFISSSGPDKMTSYDLIKDIKQKKEAGDTSPRLLNIYIMELHRKFSVPFGAFFFVLLAFAISRAGKTYDQSTGFIVGLLISVAYWAFLIGGQMLCLESGLNINGALVMWFPNVLLVICTAVIAIKRLLK, translated from the coding sequence ATGAGAGGTCTGTCGTTTAATCATAAAACAATCTTTGTATATGTTTTTAAAGAACTCCTTTTATATTTTATAGTTTCTTTTTTGTTCTTCTTTTTTATTTTTTTTGTAAATCAGATTCTTTTAATGGCAGAAGAAATCCTATCTAAAAAGGCTCCCACAAAAGATGTTTTATTGCTCTTGTTTTATTCTCTTCCGTTTATAATAGCTACAACAGCTCCATATGCAGCCTTAATCGGAACCCTCATGTGCTTGGGCCGCTTTTCGGCAGACCATGAATTTATTTCGATGAATGCTCTAGGAATTTCGACTTCTTTTATTTTGATTCCGGTTTTTGCTCTCGGTGTTTTTGTTTCAGTAGGTTCGTTTATAACAAACGATATTTTGATTCCGCGCGGGACGATAAAATTTAATGAGGTGCTTTACAATATTGCTTCTTCAACTCCTGCTCTTGAACTTGAGTCTTATTCGGTTAAGCGTAATGAAAATTCGATAGTTGTTTCAGGTTTGATAAAGGATAATTCAATCCATGATCTTTTAATAATCGATTCAAGTCAGAGGGGGGCAAAAAGATTTTTATCTTCATCTCAAACCGATGTAAAAAAATCCAACGACAGATCGATTATCATGCAGCTTGAAATGCTCAATCCTCGTCTTTTAAATTTGGATTTAAACAATAGATCTAAATTTGATGTTGTCTATGGGGAAAGTATAACCTACAATGTTCTTGCAAAGGATGTTGCCCCTAAGTTTATTTCAAGTTCAGGTCCCGACAAGATGACTTCTTATGACCTAATAAAAGATATAAAGCAAAAAAAGGAAGCCGGTGATACAAGTCCGCGTCTTTTGAATATCTATATTATGGAGCTTCACCGTAAATTTTCTGTTCCCTTCGGTGCCTTCTTTTTTGTATTGTTGGCTTTTGCTATAAGCCGTGCCGGTAAGACCTATGATCAGAGTACGGGCTTTATTGTGGGGCTTTTAATTTCAGTTGCTTATTGGGCCTTTTTGATAGGTGGGCAAATGCTCTGCCTTGAATCGGGCCTAAATATAAACGGAGCCCTTGTAATGTGGTTTCCGAATGTTTTGTTGGTAATCTGCACGGCTGTGATTGCAATAAAGAGGTTGTTAAAATGA
- a CDS encoding NAD-dependent epimerase/dehydratase family protein translates to MKKTILITGASGSMGSEVLKQIAETGKHDITVILREKKANIRLAKSLQKKYPDILKIIFGDLSIFADCERAVENADYIIHCAAIIPPVIDHNPDAGYKSNFLGTLNLINAVKKQPQKDRIKFIHIGTVAQYGNRTFKHPWIRTGDPLIGSAFDFYGATKIMAEREVIESGLKYWVSLRQSGVLYDDIMLKNMDDGLMFHTGWNTPIEWATARTSGLMLKNLIEKDTGGTLPEDFWKRVYNIGNGKEARVTGYETLDRGFKLMGRSAKEIFKPHWNAARNFHCGWFYDSRILNDYLDFQYEGFEDFFKKLDKKFWYFKLGKPFPRLIRKFAIEPLLKTSNAPLYWIKHNFEGRIKAFFGSKEDFEKIPQNWKEYKLLSENKNPKTGEMLNYSELKDEKKAASFLLNHGYDESKKENELDISDVREAARFRGGECLSTEMKKGDLYTPLEWSCSYGHKFKASPFLVLKTGHWCPECACPPWNFDEQTKNVPFYAQIWYDDHSSDENNFYDKDCFRDILASNSAIS, encoded by the coding sequence ATGAAAAAGACTATTTTAATTACCGGAGCTTCAGGCTCCATGGGCTCTGAAGTTTTAAAACAAATTGCCGAAACCGGAAAACACGATATTACCGTAATTTTACGGGAAAAAAAAGCCAATATACGTTTAGCTAAATCTTTGCAAAAAAAATATCCTGATATTTTAAAAATTATTTTCGGAGACTTATCAATCTTTGCCGACTGCGAAAGAGCCGTCGAAAATGCCGATTATATAATCCATTGTGCTGCGATAATTCCTCCCGTAATAGACCATAATCCAGATGCAGGCTATAAATCAAACTTTTTAGGCACCTTAAATTTGATAAATGCCGTAAAAAAACAACCCCAAAAAGACAGAATAAAATTCATTCATATAGGAACTGTCGCCCAATACGGAAACAGAACCTTTAAACACCCATGGATAAGAACCGGGGACCCTTTAATAGGTTCTGCCTTTGACTTTTACGGGGCCACTAAGATTATGGCCGAGCGTGAAGTAATAGAATCGGGCTTAAAGTATTGGGTTTCTTTAAGGCAGTCGGGAGTTTTATACGATGATATTATGCTTAAAAACATGGATGACGGACTTATGTTCCACACAGGCTGGAATACTCCGATAGAATGGGCAACAGCCCGCACCTCAGGCCTCATGCTTAAAAACCTCATCGAAAAAGATACAGGCGGCACCTTGCCCGAAGATTTTTGGAAGAGGGTCTACAATATAGGAAACGGAAAAGAAGCACGGGTTACCGGTTATGAAACCCTAGACCGAGGCTTTAAACTTATGGGCAGATCGGCAAAGGAAATTTTTAAGCCCCACTGGAATGCGGCCCGCAACTTTCACTGCGGCTGGTTCTATGATTCCCGTATTTTAAATGATTATCTTGACTTTCAATATGAAGGCTTTGAGGACTTTTTTAAAAAACTCGATAAAAAGTTTTGGTATTTTAAGCTGGGAAAACCATTTCCGCGTCTTATCAGAAAATTTGCCATAGAACCTCTTTTAAAAACAAGCAATGCTCCTCTTTATTGGATTAAGCACAATTTTGAAGGCAGAATAAAGGCTTTTTTCGGCTCGAAAGAAGACTTTGAAAAAATCCCTCAAAACTGGAAAGAATACAAGCTTTTATCGGAAAACAAAAATCCGAAAACGGGAGAAATGCTGAACTATTCCGAATTAAAAGACGAAAAAAAAGCCGCTTCTTTTTTGCTGAATCACGGCTATGACGAATCCAAAAAAGAAAACGAACTCGATATAAGCGATGTACGTGAGGCTGCCCGTTTTAGAGGCGGCGAATGCTTAAGCACCGAAATGAAAAAGGGAGACCTCTACACTCCGCTTGAATGGAGCTGTTCTTACGGCCACAAATTTAAAGCGAGCCCCTTCCTCGTTCTAAAAACAGGGCACTGGTGTCCCGAATGTGCATGTCCCCCATGGAATTTTGATGAACAGACAAAGAATGTCCCTTTTTATGCACAAATTTGGTATGACGATCACAGCTCCGATGAAAACAATTTTTATGATAAGGACTGTTTTAGGGATATTTTAGCTTCTAATTCTGCAATCTCCTGA
- a CDS encoding nitrous oxide-stimulated promoter family protein yields the protein MRAVLNKDKKEQEKKLISIMIDMYRSFEGREMSDDELDELFLYASKRIETCIYRKNDEKKPFCNVCPVHCYKSDMREKIKKVMRYAGPRLLFKRPILSLKHLFKTIYAKKHPPKPPGRFN from the coding sequence ATGCGGGCTGTGTTGAACAAAGATAAAAAAGAACAAGAAAAAAAGCTCATTTCTATTATGATAGATATGTACCGCTCTTTTGAAGGAAGAGAAATGAGTGATGATGAGCTTGATGAGCTTTTTTTATATGCATCAAAGAGGATTGAAACCTGCATTTATCGAAAAAATGATGAAAAAAAGCCTTTTTGCAATGTCTGTCCTGTGCATTGCTATAAAAGCGATATGCGTGAAAAAATAAAAAAGGTAATGAGGTATGCAGGACCGAGACTTTTATTTAAACGTCCCATTTTAAGTTTAAAGCACCTTTTTAAGACAATTTATGCAAAAAAACATCCTCCGAAGCCTCCGGGGAGATTTAATTAA
- a CDS encoding LptF/LptG family permease: protein MRLLQRYLLKLFIPTFVVAMLFFVLLLQLGDLFANIVAYLQNGAQFKDIVKVMWLYIPKCIAYSVPLAILFAGSYTMGNLYAQNELTSIFSAGISLGRFTLPLLVLGFFFSVGMIFFEDNVVIKYFYEKTQLSKKLLQEEESLDTQDLVILSELGKIVYTADYFNAENQTLANAYIIIRDEDGNLSLVIKSSHMVWNEDRWTTDSAEVYRFDEKNIVSCLNHIPDNIILSEPPSNFQKNLSSVDEMRISEAKEFIAALKKNGLPYYEALSKYHRRFSFPFTIFIVLFFSISLGGKFKKNILLMSILFSLGIATLFYVTEMVTMLSAKWEYISPLAGAWTPIFIFSILSIFLLKNSRT from the coding sequence ATGAGGCTGCTTCAAAGATACTTGCTTAAACTTTTTATACCAACCTTCGTCGTAGCAATGCTTTTTTTTGTCTTGCTTTTGCAGTTGGGAGACTTATTTGCCAATATAGTTGCCTATCTTCAAAACGGAGCACAGTTTAAAGATATTGTAAAAGTTATGTGGCTCTACATTCCTAAATGTATTGCTTATTCCGTGCCCTTGGCAATTCTTTTTGCCGGCTCATATACAATGGGAAATTTATATGCACAAAATGAACTTACATCGATATTTTCAGCGGGAATATCTTTAGGCCGTTTTACTCTTCCCCTTTTGGTTTTGGGATTTTTCTTTTCCGTAGGGATGATTTTTTTTGAAGACAATGTGGTTATAAAATATTTTTATGAAAAAACGCAGCTTTCAAAAAAACTTTTGCAAGAAGAAGAAAGTTTGGATACTCAGGACTTGGTAATTTTATCCGAACTCGGAAAAATCGTATACACGGCCGATTATTTTAATGCAGAAAATCAAACTCTTGCAAATGCCTACATAATAATCCGTGACGAGGATGGAAATTTATCGTTGGTTATTAAAAGCTCTCATATGGTCTGGAATGAAGACCGCTGGACTACTGACAGTGCTGAAGTTTACCGATTTGATGAAAAAAATATTGTAAGCTGTTTGAACCATATTCCGGATAATATAATTCTTTCAGAGCCTCCTTCTAATTTTCAAAAAAATCTAAGCTCGGTAGATGAAATGAGAATTTCGGAAGCAAAAGAATTTATAGCTGCCCTTAAAAAAAACGGCCTTCCGTATTATGAGGCTCTTTCAAAATATCACAGGCGCTTTTCATTTCCGTTTACTATTTTTATAGTCTTGTTTTTTTCGATTTCTTTGGGCGGTAAATTTAAAAAGAATATCCTGCTGATGAGTATCTTATTCAGCTTAGGAATAGCAACTCTTTTTTACGTTACGGAAATGGTTACTATGTTAAGTGCAAAGTGGGAATATATCTCGCCCCTTGCCGGAGCTTGGACTCCGATTTTTATATTTTCGATTTTAAGTATCTTTTTACTAAAAAACTCGCGGACTTAG
- the dut gene encoding dUTP diphosphatase, translating into MEVFTKLKEGALLPEYKTSGSAGADLRALIEEPVILKPMQRCLIPTGLSVELPKGIELQVRPRSGLALKHGITVLNTPGTVDSDYRGELAVLLINLGNEDFKIENGDRIAQAVIAQAIQADFVQKDELSNTERGAGGYGSTGIA; encoded by the coding sequence ATGGAAGTTTTTACAAAGTTAAAAGAAGGAGCCCTTTTACCGGAATACAAAACGAGCGGATCTGCCGGAGCTGATTTGCGGGCCCTTATTGAAGAACCCGTTATCTTAAAACCCATGCAAAGATGCTTAATTCCTACAGGTCTTTCGGTTGAATTACCTAAGGGAATTGAGCTTCAAGTGCGTCCCCGATCGGGGCTTGCCCTAAAACACGGAATTACCGTCTTAAACACTCCCGGCACCGTAGATTCGGACTACCGCGGAGAGCTCGCCGTTCTTTTAATAAATCTCGGAAATGAAGACTTTAAAATAGAAAATGGGGACCGCATCGCCCAAGCCGTTATTGCCCAAGCTATTCAGGCTGATTTTGTTCAAAAGGATGAGCTTTCCAATACCGAACGCGGAGCAGGGGGCTACGGTTCTACGGGAATAGCATGA
- the rpsO gene encoding 30S ribosomal protein S15: MAVTKEQKASIVKKFGASEKDTGDVKVQIALLTEKINQLTNHCKEHPKDAGSRRGLISMVGHRRSLLKYYRRTDIEGYRTILKELNLRK; the protein is encoded by the coding sequence ATGGCAGTTACTAAAGAACAAAAAGCATCGATCGTAAAGAAATTCGGTGCAAGCGAAAAAGACACAGGCGATGTAAAGGTGCAGATTGCCTTATTGACCGAAAAAATTAACCAGTTGACAAATCACTGCAAGGAGCATCCTAAAGATGCAGGCAGCCGAAGAGGTTTGATCAGCATGGTAGGTCATAGACGCAGTTTGCTTAAATACTACCGCAGAACAGACATTGAAGGTTATAGAACTATTCTTAAAGAGCTTAACCTTAGAAAGTAG
- the rpsL gene encoding 30S ribosomal protein S12 — protein sequence MPTINQLIKKGRKSAAVKTKSPALQSCPQKRGVCTSVKTITPKKPNSALRKVARIRLSNGIEVTAYIPGIGHNLQEHSVVLVRGGRVKDLPGVRYHIIRGTKDALGVEDRKRGRSKYGAKRPKA from the coding sequence ATGCCTACAATTAATCAATTGATAAAAAAGGGACGCAAATCTGCTGCAGTTAAGACAAAGAGTCCTGCTTTGCAGTCTTGCCCCCAAAAGCGCGGTGTTTGCACCAGCGTTAAGACGATTACGCCTAAAAAACCGAACTCGGCCTTAAGAAAGGTTGCCCGTATCCGTTTAAGTAACGGCATCGAAGTAACTGCTTATATTCCCGGTATCGGACACAACTTGCAGGAACACTCCGTTGTTCTCGTAAGAGGCGGACGTGTTAAGGACCTCCCGGGTGTACGCTATCACATTATACGCGGTACTAAAGATGCTCTCGGTGTAGAAGACAGAAAACGAGGCCGCTCCAAGTACGGAGCCAAGAGGCCCAAGGCTTAG
- a CDS encoding FAD synthetase family protein, protein MDDFKIISWEELVEAAQIVLTGSDFFPEGKETAISVGGFDGPHKGHDKLLRQVLTYAAENTLVPGLVTFFRSPAAVKNKAYSGDVSSLRLRLKKFQELGFHFIVLIDFSASFAKIEGTAFFDILIKTIRMKYLAVGSDFFCGYRRGLGVDDLKEIAPQKGFCFDSIDPVNRGSLKISSSAIREAVRLGDFSLAKELLGYPFLFDFVSLPWEVKDKNTIFAPKAYISQILPQSGKYRVLVQKTDRQEQEAHCLINDDGLLLGFPEKDSKAFDLKDLNNFDTIEFICKE, encoded by the coding sequence ATGGATGATTTTAAGATAATTTCGTGGGAAGAGCTTGTTGAAGCAGCTCAGATCGTTTTAACGGGTTCGGATTTTTTCCCCGAAGGAAAAGAAACAGCGATTAGTGTGGGCGGTTTTGACGGCCCCCATAAAGGCCATGATAAGCTTTTACGGCAGGTGTTGACCTATGCAGCCGAAAATACCCTTGTTCCGGGGCTTGTTACTTTTTTCCGCTCGCCGGCAGCAGTAAAAAATAAGGCTTATTCGGGCGATGTTTCATCGCTCAGGCTAAGATTAAAAAAGTTTCAGGAATTAGGTTTTCATTTCATTGTACTTATTGACTTTTCCGCAAGTTTTGCTAAAATAGAAGGAACTGCGTTCTTTGATATTCTTATAAAGACTATCCGTATGAAGTATTTGGCTGTAGGCAGTGATTTTTTCTGCGGATATCGCCGAGGATTGGGGGTCGACGATTTAAAAGAAATCGCCCCTCAGAAAGGCTTTTGCTTTGATTCCATCGATCCCGTGAATCGAGGTTCCCTTAAGATTAGCTCCAGTGCTATCAGGGAGGCTGTACGTTTAGGGGATTTTTCCCTTGCAAAAGAGCTTTTGGGTTATCCTTTTTTATTTGATTTCGTAAGTTTGCCGTGGGAGGTAAAGGACAAAAACACCATTTTTGCTCCCAAGGCATATATATCGCAGATTCTTCCGCAGAGCGGGAAATATAGGGTCTTAGTTCAAAAAACAGACAGACAAGAACAAGAAGCTCATTGTCTTATAAATGACGACGGGCTGCTCTTGGGTTTTCCTGAAAAGGATTCAAAAGCTTTTGATCTAAAAGACCTTAATAATTTTGACACTATAGAATTTATTTGTAAGGAGTAA
- a CDS encoding YbaN family protein: MKIINIFWIVLGFICLGLGIIGIIMPILPTTPFFMVTVVCFAKGSERLKRWFMSTSFHKKYIQSFYEKKGMTLKNKVIILSFASIMLAAAFYFSAKPYARILIACVFLAKYYVFIFKIKTLPDDEKSAIKADAGCVEQR; this comes from the coding sequence ATGAAGATAATAAATATTTTTTGGATTGTGCTGGGCTTTATTTGCCTAGGGCTTGGAATTATAGGTATCATCATGCCTATTTTACCGACAACGCCCTTTTTTATGGTAACAGTCGTATGCTTTGCTAAGGGCTCGGAAAGACTAAAACGGTGGTTTATGAGCACATCTTTTCATAAAAAATACATTCAAAGCTTTTACGAAAAAAAGGGTATGACTTTAAAAAACAAGGTTATCATACTTTCCTTTGCCTCAATCATGCTCGCAGCCGCTTTTTATTTTTCGGCTAAACCCTATGCCCGAATCTTAATAGCCTGTGTATTTTTGGCCAAATATTACGTATTTATCTTTAAGATAAAAACTCTTCCGGATGATGAAAAATCGGCAATAAAAGCAGATGCGGGCTGTGTTGAACAAAGATAA
- the rpsG gene encoding 30S ribosomal protein S7 has translation MGRGKITARRPVAPDSKYNSVVVTRFIGRMMLSGKKSITTKIMYDSFDKIKEKTGEEPLAVFSKALDNVKPVVEVKSRRVGGATYQVPMDIPEGRREALAMRWIIGAARKRSGHEMSERLASELIDAYNNTGTAFKKKEEVHRMAEANKAFAHFRW, from the coding sequence ATGGGTAGAGGAAAAATTACTGCAAGACGCCCTGTTGCTCCCGACAGCAAGTACAATAGCGTGGTAGTTACCCGCTTTATCGGAAGAATGATGCTTTCAGGAAAAAAGAGCATTACTACAAAGATCATGTACGATTCTTTTGATAAAATTAAAGAAAAAACCGGCGAAGAACCATTGGCCGTTTTTTCAAAGGCCTTGGACAACGTAAAACCCGTTGTTGAAGTAAAATCCCGCCGAGTCGGAGGTGCCACTTATCAGGTTCCGATGGACATTCCGGAGGGAAGGAGAGAAGCCTTGGCTATGCGCTGGATTATCGGTGCTGCTCGAAAAAGAAGCGGTCACGAGATGTCAGAAAGATTGGCTTCAGAGCTGATCGATGCATACAACAACACCGGAACAGCCTTCAAAAAGAAGGAAGAAGTTCACAGAATGGCCGAAGCAAACAAAGCTTTTGCACACTTCAGGTGGTAG